The following are encoded together in the Serratia sp. UGAL515B_01 genome:
- a CDS encoding NlpC/P60 family protein, whose translation MLKIVFSFVLALLFTFSVSAATLQNASNSSASLQELTSLNFGQGNTKQLKKILTHFVEWEGVRYKLGGNSQKGIDCSAYIQRIFKDEFSFILPRTTHEQIKLGTRVAINELDTGDLLFFKTSSRELHVGVYIGEGQFIHASTSTGVTISELDNTYWKERYKQARRINNANV comes from the coding sequence ATGCTAAAGATTGTTTTTTCATTTGTTTTGGCTTTGCTCTTTACCTTTTCCGTATCGGCAGCAACCCTACAAAATGCCTCTAATTCCTCTGCTTCACTTCAGGAATTAACCTCCCTTAATTTCGGACAGGGCAACACAAAGCAGCTTAAAAAAATTTTGACGCACTTCGTCGAATGGGAAGGCGTACGCTATAAACTCGGTGGCAATTCACAAAAAGGTATCGATTGCTCAGCCTACATACAGCGTATTTTTAAAGATGAGTTTTCCTTCATTTTGCCAAGAACTACGCACGAACAGATAAAATTAGGCACTCGAGTCGCTATCAACGAGTTAGATACGGGTGACCTGTTGTTTTTCAAAACCTCATCACGGGAACTGCATGTAGGCGTATACATCGGAGAAGGCCAGTTTATTCATGCTTCAACCAGCACAGGCGTCACGATTTCAGAACTGGACAATACATACTGGAAGGAAAGATACAAACAGGCAAGACGCATCAATAATGCTAATGTTTAG
- a CDS encoding N-acetyltransferase has translation MIRAANPADLEPLMSLWLESTLRAHPFVFEDYWQQSAQLLRESYLPRAETWVYLDNGQIVGFISVLEGRFVGALFVEHHFYGKGVAHALMAYVQQRHRWLSLEVYEQNLRAYTFYRKLGFQQTQRLFNQETQAYTLIMNWAATDIRYP, from the coding sequence ATGATCCGTGCTGCCAATCCGGCAGATCTTGAACCATTGATGTCATTGTGGCTGGAAAGTACTCTCCGTGCACATCCGTTTGTGTTTGAAGATTATTGGCAGCAAAGTGCCCAATTATTGCGCGAAAGTTATCTGCCACGCGCAGAAACCTGGGTCTACCTAGATAACGGGCAAATCGTCGGTTTTATCAGCGTTCTTGAAGGCCGGTTTGTTGGCGCTTTATTTGTTGAACATCATTTCTACGGTAAAGGCGTAGCCCATGCACTCATGGCCTACGTGCAACAGCGTCACCGTTGGCTCAGCCTGGAAGTTTACGAACAGAATCTACGAGCCTATACCTTTTACCGGAAGCTGGGTTTCCAGCAAACACAGCGCCTGTTCAATCAAGAAACCCAAGCCTATACGCTGATCATGAACTGGGCCGCTACAGATATCCGTTACCCCTGA
- a CDS encoding DNA-3-methyladenine glycosylase I, with translation MIDERCGWVTADPLYLEYHDKEWGVPTTNAQELFEMLCLEGQQAGLSWITVLKKRENYRQAFHHFDPQRVAAMTEQDVEMLLQDSGIIRHRGKIEAIITNAKAYLAMEAAGENFVTFIWQFVEGTPQLNKRQTLNEVPAKTEISDAMSKALKKRGFKFIGSTICYAFMQASGLVNDHLTHCLCYPKQCKG, from the coding sequence ATGATCGACGAACGTTGCGGTTGGGTGACAGCCGATCCGTTATATCTTGAGTACCACGACAAAGAATGGGGGGTGCCGACAACCAACGCACAAGAGCTGTTCGAAATGCTTTGTCTGGAAGGCCAACAGGCTGGTCTTTCCTGGATTACCGTGCTGAAAAAACGTGAAAATTATCGCCAGGCCTTTCACCATTTCGATCCGCAGCGTGTCGCCGCCATGACCGAGCAGGACGTGGAAATGCTGCTGCAAGACAGTGGGATTATCCGCCATCGTGGCAAGATCGAAGCGATCATTACTAATGCTAAGGCCTATCTGGCCATGGAGGCCGCAGGGGAAAACTTTGTCACATTTATCTGGCAATTCGTCGAGGGGACACCCCAACTGAACAAACGGCAGACACTGAACGAGGTGCCAGCCAAAACCGAGATTTCTGATGCCATGTCGAAGGCATTGAAGAAACGCGGCTTCAAATTTATCGGCTCTACCATCTGTTATGCCTTCATGCAGGCCAGCGGCCTGGTGAACGATCATCTTACCCATTGCCTCTGTTACCCAAAACAATGCAAGGGATGA
- the glyQ gene encoding glycine--tRNA ligase subunit alpha: MQKFDTKTFQGLILTLQDYWARQGCTIVQPLDMEVGAGTSHPMTCLRALGPEPMATAYVQPSRRPTDGRYGENPNRLQHYYQFQVVIKPSPENIQELYLGSLKELGMDPTIHDIRFVEDNWENPTLGAWGLGWEVWLNGMEVTQFTYFQQVGGLECKPVTGEITYGLERLAMYIQGVDSVYDLVWSNGPLGITTYGDVFHQNEVEQSTYNFEYADVDFLFSCFEQYEKEAQTLLALEKPLPLPAYERILKAAHTFNLLDARKAISVTERQRYILRIRTLTKAVAEAYYASREALGFPMCNKK, from the coding sequence ATGCAAAAGTTTGATACCAAGACCTTTCAGGGCCTGATCCTGACACTGCAGGATTATTGGGCGCGCCAAGGCTGTACCATCGTTCAACCATTGGACATGGAAGTTGGCGCGGGAACCTCCCACCCTATGACGTGCTTGCGTGCACTGGGCCCGGAGCCAATGGCGACCGCCTATGTGCAACCTTCACGCCGTCCAACCGACGGGCGTTATGGGGAAAACCCGAACCGTCTACAACATTATTACCAGTTCCAGGTGGTGATTAAACCTTCGCCGGAGAACATTCAGGAACTGTACCTGGGTTCATTGAAAGAACTGGGTATGGACCCCACTATTCACGACATTCGCTTTGTGGAAGATAACTGGGAGAACCCAACGCTCGGTGCTTGGGGACTGGGTTGGGAAGTGTGGTTGAACGGCATGGAAGTTACGCAGTTCACCTATTTCCAACAGGTTGGCGGTTTGGAGTGTAAACCGGTGACCGGAGAGATCACCTACGGTCTTGAGCGTTTGGCAATGTACATCCAGGGCGTAGATAGCGTTTACGATCTGGTATGGAGCAACGGCCCGCTGGGCATTACCACTTACGGTGATGTATTCCACCAGAACGAAGTAGAGCAATCGACCTATAACTTCGAATACGCCGATGTGGACTTCTTGTTCTCCTGTTTCGAACAGTACGAGAAGGAAGCACAAACGCTGTTGGCACTGGAAAAACCGCTGCCGCTGCCGGCCTACGAACGTATCCTCAAGGCTGCCCATACCTTCAACCTGCTGGATGCACGTAAAGCAATCTCGGTGACCGAGCGTCAGCGTTATATTCTGCGTATTCGCACATTGACCAAAGCCGTTGCCGAGGCCTATTACGCTTCCCGTGAAGCGCTGGGTTTCCCAATGTGCAACAAGAAGTAA
- the glyS gene encoding glycine--tRNA ligase subunit beta — MTQQTFLVEIGTEELPPKALRSLAEAFAANFTAELDNAGLQHGEVSWFAAPRRLALKVAALSAAQADREVEKRGPALAQAFDASGNPSKAAEGWARGCGITVDQAERLVTDKGEWLLYRAHVKGQSAQQLLAGMVSTALSKLPIPKLMRWGDKETQFVRPVHTVTMLLGAELIPGTVLGIDAARTIRGHRFMGEPEFTIDNADQYPQLLLERGKVVADYEARKAMIKRDAELAAQKIGGQADLSESLLEEVASLVEWPVVLTAKFEEKFLAVPAEALVYTMKGDQKYFPVYDAAGKLLPNFIFVANIESTDPQQIISGNEKVVRPRLADAEFFFNTDRKKRLEDQLPRLETVLFQQQLGTLRDKTDRIQALAGWIAGRIGADVNHATRAGLLSKCDLMTNMVFEFTDTQGVMGMHYARHDGESEDVAVALNEQYQPRFAGDELPQSLVACSLAIADKMDTLAGIFGIGQHPKGDKDPFALRRAALGVLRILVEKNLPLDLQTLAEEAVRLYGSKLTNSNAVDDVVDFMLGRFRAWYQEEGHAVDTIQAVLARRPTRPADFDARVKAVTHFRTLEEAAALAAANKRVSNILAKSNDTLLEQVHASVLKEPAELKLATHLVVLRDKLQPLFAEGRYQEALVELAALRETVDAFFDSVMVMAEDDAVRVNRLTLLSKLRELFLQVADISVLQ, encoded by the coding sequence ATGACTCAACAGACTTTCCTGGTGGAAATCGGCACGGAAGAGCTGCCGCCGAAAGCTCTTCGTTCACTGGCAGAAGCTTTTGCCGCCAATTTTACCGCTGAACTGGATAACGCAGGCCTGCAACATGGTGAAGTGAGCTGGTTCGCCGCGCCGCGCCGTCTGGCGCTGAAAGTAGCCGCACTGAGTGCTGCACAGGCCGATCGTGAAGTTGAAAAACGCGGCCCGGCGCTGGCTCAGGCATTCGATGCCAGTGGTAATCCGAGCAAAGCGGCCGAAGGTTGGGCGCGCGGTTGCGGTATTACTGTCGATCAGGCCGAGCGTTTGGTCACCGATAAAGGCGAGTGGTTGTTGTATCGCGCCCATGTGAAAGGCCAATCCGCGCAGCAATTGCTGGCAGGTATGGTCAGCACCGCGCTGTCCAAATTACCGATTCCGAAACTGATGCGCTGGGGCGATAAAGAAACCCAGTTCGTCCGTCCGGTACATACTGTGACAATGCTGCTGGGGGCAGAACTGATCCCAGGTACGGTACTGGGTATCGACGCTGCCCGTACTATCCGTGGCCACCGCTTTATGGGTGAGCCAGAGTTCACTATTGATAACGCCGATCAGTATCCACAGCTCTTGCTTGAACGTGGCAAAGTGGTTGCCGATTACGAAGCTCGTAAGGCGATGATCAAGCGTGACGCAGAGCTGGCGGCGCAGAAGATTGGCGGTCAAGCCGATCTGAGTGAAAGCCTGCTGGAAGAAGTGGCATCATTGGTTGAGTGGCCAGTGGTCCTGACCGCGAAGTTTGAAGAGAAATTCCTGGCGGTACCAGCGGAAGCGCTGGTGTACACCATGAAGGGCGACCAGAAGTATTTCCCGGTGTATGATGCAGCGGGCAAGCTGCTGCCAAACTTTATCTTTGTGGCCAACATTGAATCGACAGATCCGCAGCAAATCATCTCTGGTAACGAGAAAGTGGTGCGTCCGCGTTTGGCCGATGCCGAATTCTTCTTCAATACCGACCGCAAGAAACGCCTGGAAGACCAACTGCCGCGCCTGGAAACCGTGTTGTTCCAACAACAATTGGGGACATTACGCGACAAGACCGACCGTATTCAGGCATTAGCAGGGTGGATTGCCGGTCGCATCGGCGCTGATGTCAATCACGCCACTCGCGCGGGGTTGCTGTCGAAGTGTGACCTGATGACCAATATGGTGTTCGAGTTCACCGACACCCAGGGTGTGATGGGCATGCACTATGCCCGCCACGATGGTGAGTCTGAGGATGTTGCTGTGGCGTTGAACGAGCAGTATCAGCCGCGTTTTGCGGGTGATGAACTGCCACAATCGCTGGTAGCCTGTTCACTGGCGATCGCCGACAAAATGGATACGCTGGCCGGGATATTCGGCATTGGGCAACACCCGAAAGGCGATAAAGATCCGTTTGCCCTGCGCCGCGCTGCACTGGGCGTTCTGCGTATTCTCGTTGAGAAAAATCTGCCGTTGGATCTGCAAACGCTGGCCGAAGAGGCCGTGCGCCTTTATGGCAGCAAGTTGACCAATAGCAACGCAGTAGATGACGTTGTTGATTTTATGCTGGGGCGTTTCCGTGCTTGGTATCAAGAAGAAGGCCACGCGGTGGATACTATCCAGGCCGTATTGGCACGTCGTCCAACCAGACCGGCAGACTTCGACGCACGGGTAAAAGCGGTAACTCACTTCCGTACGTTGGAAGAAGCAGCTGCGCTGGCAGCGGCCAACAAACGTGTTTCCAACATTCTGGCCAAGTCTAACGATACGCTGTTGGAACAGGTTCATGCCTCGGTGTTGAAAGAACCTGCCGAGTTGAAATTGGCGACGCATCTGGTGGTGTTGCGCGATAAGCTTCAACCGTTGTTTGCAGAAGGTCGTTATCAAGAAGCTCTGGTTGAATTGGCTGCACTGCGTGAGACCGTCGATGCATTCTTCGACAGCGTGATGGTGATGGCAGAGGATGACGCGGTGCGTGTTAACCGTCTGACGCTGTTGAGTAAGCTGCGTGAACTGTTCCT